Part of the Hemicordylus capensis ecotype Gifberg chromosome 7, rHemCap1.1.pri, whole genome shotgun sequence genome, AGTAGAACTCCCGAGGAAACACAACCATTCAGGCCTCGGCCAAGTGAAGGGCCCCCCTGCTGGACCCAGCCAGTGCGTTGGGGACAGTGTCCATTCAGTCCCGAATCCTGCTTCTCCCAGGGACCAGctggatgtctctgggaagcccacaagtaggaaaATGAAGATGCCCCTTTTGTGGTCCTTTGCAGGTGAAGTGCCTCTGAATGTGAAGGTTCCACTGAGCTGTCCTAGCAGTGAATAAGCCTAGTGTTTATATAATGTAATTAATActcattaagaacataagcagagccctgctggatcggatcCGAGTGGGTCCATCTCTTCCAACATCTTGCCTTTCCCACTGGCCAAAGGACTAGATGCCTTTGGGAGGCCCACAAGCCAAGCAGGAAGGCAAGAGCCTTCTCCCACTCTTTACCTCCCAGCAACCGATGGAaaggtagactgctcctgaacatggaggGTCTATATAGTCATCTTAACTTGCTCCCATAGATAGCGCTCTCCTCCAGTGAGACTCTATTCCTCTAGAAGTAACACTTAATTCGGCTGGACGCTGGgtgagccgctctggggagagagTTTGATCATCCATCTGCTACCACTGAGAAGACCGTTTCCCTGGGGGTGGCGTGTGTCTGCCCACCATCCCAAGGGCACCTTGAGAGAGCATCTCGGATGCAGACTTGAATCTAAGTTTCCCCCTCGACAGATGACTCCGTGATCCGGAGGAGGGTGCAGAAGGGGTGGAATGAATCCGACCTGGACGTGTCCTATGAGAAAATGTCATCCCACTCTGTTGGTTACGAACGTGAGTGctggtgtgggcgggggggggggggcggggggagagctggCCTGAAGTCAAAGCACAAGCCTTCTCTGCCGCTTGCCTGGGAGCAGCTTCCTgggcacggtggtggtggtggtggtggtgggcagtgaATGGGCCAGATGCCGGTGGGCTGTCCCATCTCAGGCTCTGTTGTTTCCACAGGAGGAGATGCCCATGTGGCCCCACGCCAGAGTGGGGcagggctgccactggctccttggagggagtCGAGTCTAGATGGGGGCCTCGGGCCGAGCAAGGTGAGTCGGGGCCTTCAGCACCTCTGTATCCCAGCACCGCTGGCTCCTTTCCGTGCCCAGGAAGAAGCCTGGTGGGTTCTGCCCCATGAGAACCGCAGGGTGGCGGGTGGTGGGGTAAAAATACGGGAAGTAACGCAAGAagttgtcaccttaagtggcgcagcagggaaatgcttgactaaccagcaggaggttgccggttcgaatccccactgaggtgtttcccagatgatgggaaacccctatatcgggcagcagcgatataggaagatgctgaaaagcatcctctcatactgcgcgggaggaggccatggtcagcccctcctgttttctacccaagacaaccacagggctctgtgcgggacaggagtcgaaatcgatttgacggcacactttacctttaaagcatgGAGTTAGTGTTGGGGGCAGGGCGATATTTTTGTGTGTGCCCCAGGTTTTCTGGATAATTTTATGCCTGGAAATGATCAGCACCAAATGGAGCATCTATGACTTTCTACACTGCCTGGAGAAGTCTATatcgggcggtatagaaatatgataaataaataaataaatatgatgattTATGTTTGGTAAATAAAACTCAGAGCTTAGGCTATGATGATTTTACGTGCTGTGTAAATATCTCAAAAAAGTTTTTTCCAGTAGTCCAAAGGACTGAATCAAAAGTATTTGACCAGGGAGAAAAATGCAGCAACACAGACTTCATGTGTGTTTAAATGTTACATTCAAAGCCTcttgggatttatttttattggaataTACTTGTAAATATGACACACAACTGCTCAAAAACAGCAGGGCACTTAAAGAAAGTGAAGTCACTGCATTGGCTGTAACACACCCAAAGATATGTAGATAGTTTCTAGGTGCAGACAGAAAACAAATATTTATGACTTTGAAATTGCCCAGTTTTGACTAGGATTGTAAATATTTCAAGTGACTAGTTTACGAAAGAATgcaatttttaaagaaacattagcCTCAAAATCTTGCCCCGCCTAGAAATGCCTGGGgctgggcagcggggggggggggggctgtcatagaagggagagtgggtgggggtgggggtggtctctgGAGCAGCAAAGGGCTGTGCAGCTGTGCCCAGCCAGGACCTCACCTTCTGTTTCCTTCTCCCAAGGAGGAGCCCTACCTGATGCACAGCGCCACTCTGCCCAGGAACTACAAGGTCTCCCCACTGGCCAGCGAGAGGCGCCAGGAGAGCTCCTTCCGCcggcccctccctgccccccaggcAGGCACCCTGCCCCGCAACTGGCAGCTGGCCCAGCAGCCCGTCTCCCGCATCGCCATGCCGCCCCCCTCCAGCCCGCAGAGCAGCCTCCCCAAGCGGCACAAGCCCCTGCCTCTCTCCATGATCTTCCGCTTGCAGAACGCCTTCTGGGAATATGGCGCGTCGGGCACCAAGTTCCCCCTCTCCCAGGGGGGGCCCCCAGGCTCTCCGCTGTTCCTCCGCTCCTTCCAAAAGccggttctgcagcagccccttgTACAGCCCCAGCACCACCTGAGGGTGGCCCCACCTGGCAGCGAAGGTGAGTGGTCCCCCCCCCAGAGGGAGTCTGCTCAGCCTGCCCCATTCGGACATGGTGCTGCATATGCATTCAGTCTGCAGACAGTGTGCGCATGtcgagtcacacacacacacacacacacacacacacacacacacacacacttctctaaaAAGGGCTTCTGGGATCCTCAAGCTTTGCACTATGGACAGTGCAAAAATCTTTGCTGAAACAGTAGCTTATTTGAACCATAAtcgttaggaacagaggaagctgccatatactgagtcagaccattggtctatctagctcagtattgtcttcacagactggcagtgacttctccaaggtggcaggcaggaatctctctcagccctctcttggagatgctgccagggagggaactgggaaccttctgctcttcccagagtggccccatcatcccctgaggggaagatcttccagtgctgctcacacttctagtctcccattgatatgcaaccagggcagaccctgcttagctaaggggacaagtcatgcttgcgaccacaagaccagctctccacttgtTTACCTAGTGTTTACACTTAAgtgctttgcagaagccataacAGACAGGCCCTGCCTGCAGGTTTCCAGTCCCAAGTGCTGATGCAGGCTTTTGAGGTTACTCAGAACTCTTCTTTGCCTGGGTGTTCAAGGGGAAGGAAGAACACCAAAGACCCGTTTCTGGGTCGGGGCATGGTGTTTGATGGAGTTGGGGCAGGGGAGACCCTGAATTGAGTTAAAAACAAGCAGTGTGGCAAGGTTTCCCAACTACACCAACCCACGCCCACACATAGGAATAAGTAACCAATTTTGGAAGTATAAAAAGACATCATCAATAAAAGTGAGGGTTTTTGTTGACATCGAATGTCGTGCAGAATGCAACATGGTTGGTGAAGTTCAGGGCTGGCTCGTTTTGTCTGTGTCAGGATGGGTAAAGGTAAACACATGCCCGTATAATCTCAGAGAGAGGGCCTCAGAGAATCCATTCAGAATTGATGCTGTGCATTTTTCTCCCCTTGCAATATTGCCCACCAAATATCTGCCTGCTAGAAAAGTCTTGCCTTGCCTTCCCCTCTGGACTCTTgaacaaagtggggggggggctttgagagtgtgtgtgtgtgtgtgtgtgtgtgtgtgtgtgtgtgtgtgtgtgtgcatgcggggGGGCAATTTTTCTTGCTTGCCACCAAATAGCCACAGCCAGCCTCCGGGGCAGAGGGCAAGGGCCCCCCAGCTGCAAGGGCGCTCTCGTTGCCAGCACTCCCATTCTCTGTTGCTGACCCTCattgtcctgccccccccccccaggcaacgGCATCTCCAAGGCGGCTTCCGGAGGGCCCAGCGAACACGTCCGCGTGGTCCCGATCGTCTTGACGTCGGGGGAGCCGGAGCCGGAGCTGGAGAGCCTCCTGCCGGGCAGCGAGCCGGCGGAGGGGGATGAGGTGGCCCGgcccctcagccccacccggcTGCAGCCGGTCCTCCCGCCGGAAGCCCAGAGCGTGCCAGAGTTTGAGGAGGTGGCCCGCGTCCTGGCGGAGATGCCCCGGCCCCTGAAGCGGCGCGGCTCGATGGAGCAGAGTCCCGGCCcggccctgccccccacccacaagaAGCAGTACCAGCAGATCATCAGCCgcctcttccaccaccacccgcGCAAGGAGGAGGCCACGCCGGtgggggaagcccagcccagcctggggGCCATCAACGAGGCCTCCGAGAAGGCGCCGGCCACCGTTGGGTCTCCCTTGGCCCCGGCTGCCCAGAGCCCCGTGATCTCTCCGCCGGCAGCaccgctgcccctgccccttccGCCCCCTCCAGAGAGTCCTGCAGCCGGCCTCGCTCCTCTGCCCAGCCCTGTGAGTCTGCAGCCTCTCCCCTTCGGGAATACCGATCGGGGCTGCCAGGTGTCAGGCCAAGCCTGCAAAGCCGCAAAGGGAGGCCTTCAGGCCAGGTGACCAGGATGAGCCGCTGAGGCTGCCAAGTGGTGGCCTTTGGCTCCAGGGGTCTTTTCCAGACTAGACATAGACTAGATATGCAGGTGCCCTGATTGCCAGATAGAgagaggcagctgccttctatgCCACAGGGCCCATCTCGCCCCCTGctgcctgctctggctggcagcagctcttcagggcctCAGACAAGCCTCTTTCCCAggaactgaacccaggaccttctgcaagctCAGCAGGGTCCTCTCCCGGAGTGACAGCCCCTCTAGGGGCCTCTGTGGAAATGCTCCGATGGGACCCATCCCGGAGCTTCTGTAGCCAGAGGATCCGCTGCCCCAGGAGGGCCAAGTGCCACAGCCTTGGCCCCGCAGGCCCACAGCTCTCCCTTCCATCATGGTGCACAGTTCCCAAGCAGGCAGCAGCCAGGAGGGAAATGGTGTCCCTGTCACATGCTGTCCTTGTCTCCAGGCAGAGTGTCCCTTGATGGCCGGAGTGGGGCAACTGGACCCTCCAGcagtggttgaactacaactcccatcagctggggatgatgggagttgcagctcaagtcacagctggagggccacgttggtcccccccccccgggcttagGGTGAGGTTCCGTTCTTTGCACGGTTCTAGATGGGGCCACGTCTTTTGATCCTTGCCTGTTGTGTGTCCGCAGGAGAAGCGTTCAGTGCTGCGCAAGATCTCCTCCCCACGGAAGCGGCTGAAGCAACGGGCTCGCCTCAACCCCCTGGTCCTGCTTCTGGATGCCGCACTGACTGGCGAGTTGGATGTGGTGAAGGAGGCCATGAAGGAGGTGAGTGGGTGACctctgctgtgctggggtttgggGAAGGGGCCGGAGAGGAGCCTGCTCCTTGCCCAGAAGGAGAGCTGCAGGCTTTAAACTGACCAGGGGACTAGttaaacagaggaagctgccatatactgagtcagacccttggtctctctagctcagtcttgtctacccaggctggcagcggcttctccaaggttgcaggcaggagtctctctcagccctctcttggagatgctgccagggatcgaactgTCTTcctgcaagcagacaggtgctcttcccagagcggccccatcccctaaggggaacatcttacagtgcccattcaaatgcaaaccagggtggaccctgcttagtagaggagacaattcatgcttgctgccacaagaccagtgctCCTCCTCCTGTACAGAACAGATCTTTTTCTTTCTGGAGCCATTCTAGCAGTAATATACCACTGACGAATGAAACATCTTCAAGGTGGTGACGCTTAGAGTGTTTATAACGCTTTAGGGGTGTTGGAAGCCCTTTCATGGTTTAAAAGCCTGCTCTCTAAGCTTGAGCCCTTCTGGggctctcaaactggggtccccagaagttgtcaGACGACAActcccaaaggccactgtggctggagatgatggcgGCTCTGTGGACACAAACAGCTCTAATACAGCCACGGAACGTGGACATAtcagccccttttctgccctcttCTACTAGCTGAACGACGCCAGCCAACCCAATGATGAGGGGATCACCGCCCTCCACAACGCCATCTGTGGGGCCAATTACAACATTGTGGACTTCCTCATCAACATCGGGGCCAATGTCAACTCCCCGGATAGCCACGGCTGGTGAGTCACGGACAGGGGAAagctggagggaagggagggagccctttctgtccccccaccccccacccgccccggCATCACTCGTGGGGAGTTTTCTGTGGCTGGCGAGGCCAGCTGCCTGAGACAGGGTTGTACCATTTGGGCTTCCCTGTTGgtctctctcctttttaaaataatgttgctATTGACTTCCATAGCCGAAAAGCGCAGAAATGTAATTTCCACTCTTGTGAGTGGCTCCTTAGTgaaccaaggggggggggaacctagacCCAGAAAGCTAGCCTTCCACTTGACGATGAGCTTGCCCGTTCCTttttggcagaggaggaggaggaggaggaggaggagaaaagggcaGTGCCACGGCGTGCATGATCTCAGTTAGGAAAGGGTCTGCTTCCCTAGGCAGATCTGAGCAATAGAGGGGCTCTGTCTGCATATTGAATGAAAGGGTGCCACGTTGCCCAGGTCTTTCTCCTTTCATCCTGTCCTCTGAGCAGCACGTGTGTCCCTCTCTGCCCAGTTTTATTCTTGCAGCAGCCCAAtcaggtaggctaggctgagactAGCCCAGGGCCACCCAGGCGAGGATCGGGCTGCGTGCTCTGAGtccaagcctcccagccctgcacGGCGCTGCCTCCTGTTGACTGGCCTCGCGgccccctctccttccttcccgcTCCCTAGGACTCCTCTCCACTGTGCGGCCTCCTGCAATGAcacggccatttgcgtggccctGGTCAAGCATGGGGCGGCCATCCTTGCCACCACCTTCAGCGACGGCAGCTTGGCCATTGAGAAGTGCGACCCCTACCGCGAAGGCTACAACGAGTGCTTCAGTTACCTTGCAGGTGCGGGGCAGTTTGGGGGGACGAGGGGGGAGGGTCCCGTGCTCGGGGGACCGGAAGGGAGGCTCGGCAGCTTCCCTTCCATCCCAACCAAAGTTGACTTTCAGATAGTAGCTTGCCTTCCTCCGGCAAGGTCTGGGTGGGTGCCGTGAGGGACTTGGTTCTGTTCCATGCTGGTGGGGGGGCCAGCTGGGATTCGGATTTCGGAATGGGTTCCATGCAGGCATCCTAACCTGGGGGAAACGGAAGTCGTAGCATAAATTAAAAAGAAGCACACCCCTGCCGGTTTGGTATCTTTGAAAAAACaaagtttgtgtgtatgtgtgtgatatttttatatatgtgtgtgtctgttagggaggagagctggtctggtggcagcaagcaggacttgtccccttagctcagcagggtccgccctggttgcataggaaggggagactagaagtgtgagcagcactggaagagattcccctcaagggatgatggggccgctctgggaagagcagaaggtcccaagttccctcctccctggcagcatctccaagatcgggctgagagagactcctgcctgcaacctgggagaagccgctgccagtctgtgcagccagtactgagcgagatggaccaagggtctgacagcttcctctgttcctttgtGCCTATGACTAACTAACCTGTGTAGAATCAGGGAGTTTATCAAAGTACAAAGCTAAGAAAACAGTGCTCACAGCCCTGATGAGACAAGAAATCGAATGGGTCACACGTGGCTCCTcattgtaaaccccccccccatgtttatcCCACTGCCCCGAGGAGCTCCGGGCAGCTGGCCTTCCCACCCCGAGCTTCATCTTTGCTTCAGCagcggctcatcctaatgagctgggcggggggggggggcggttaccaaaggaagcagcagctcaggtggtccctctcctgctccccctgacgaacggccagcctgcaggcagcatgggagagaaaggagcaacccgagctgcctcctttggtgcccccgtggatgagctgctgctgcttggcaacaatCCTGAGCGCCAGGGACTGGTCCAGAGTCCCTCAGCTTCCTGGCTGAGCAGGGAGGTAAAGCCCATCTCCTTGCTCCTAGCCTGACACTCTCACCACTGCGCCATCCTGGATGTGGCCTGTGGGTTCACAAGGGGGCTTCCTCTCGTCTTGCAGATGTGGAGCAGAACATGGGCCTGATGAACAACGGGGTGGTCTACGCTCTCTGGGACTACAGCGCCGAGTTCAACGACGAACTGTCGTTCCGTGAGGGGGAGCCGGTCACGGTGCTGCGCCGGGATGGCCAGGAGGAGTTGGACTGGTGGTGGGCGTCTCTCTATGGCCAGGAGGGCTACGTGCCCAAGAACTACTTTGGGGTGAGTACGGTATCTCTGGGGCTGCCGCCTCACACAGAGCAGGCCCGAAAGGAGCAGAGGCACAAGGGCTGGAGGCAGCAGCACAGAGCCGAGTGCGGAAGGCAGAAATGCACCAGAACTGTAAACTTGTCTCTTTGGTTACACTCTAAAAAGCGATTGGCACTCTGGGAGGCTCTGCTTACATTGTTAACCGGCCGTGAAGCTCCCTCGGCAGGTGgcagggctgctgtgctgctctctctgtgtgtgtgtcttagtCATATGAGGAGAAGCTCAacctgttttttctctctcctctcagcTCTTCCCCAGGGTGAGGCCCCAGCAGAGAAAGGCATAGGTTTTGGGGACTGGAGCTCCACCGCTGCCATCCCAGAAGGAACGTGCCCAGGCAGGAAGCTGGAGGATGTGGTGGCTcctggctgctgcctgcctgccggctcGCCCCAGGGAGTGGGGGAATTCTTTGTGAGCCCTGCACCCCGCATGCTGTGTCCTGATGGTGAAAGGGGAGACAGCCTCTCCCTGGGGGCAGGGAGTGTTTCCTTGGATTCAGCCAGCCAGAGAGCTCCTGCCAGCCCTGCTGGGAGCAGAAGAGCACAAACAAGGGTGGTGCGGAGGGAGCAGAATCCCACCCAGCTCCAAAGCTGCCTCCAGCCATCCCCTGCCCTCTCTGCCACTTCCACG contains:
- the PPP1R13L gene encoding relA-associated inhibitor isoform X1, whose product is MAGEDLANTQALLDLNFQSLASKHMDLKQMELDTAAAKVDELSKQLESLWTESPSQSAPQLKMADRYSLGPSYSPEPLVRMSPVSTSPLLPFPRKSASLEAADTYFPPYPSSETTSGFSHSASFSSSPSQLLSPKLPLGRPTSPRPSFFLQSDLDRAPSAPRPKGRPVPFESLPSPTASTLSPRSLWPTGPSERQYDYKAYSGQGGRAGSPRLPMEGSGPPAFFPDRLPSPRPPLPPPYESHSLYPSPQSTFAPFRSQDDSVIRRRVQKGWNESDLDVSYEKMSSHSVGYERGDAHVAPRQSGAGLPLAPWRESSLDGGLGPSKEEPYLMHSATLPRNYKVSPLASERRQESSFRRPLPAPQAGTLPRNWQLAQQPVSRIAMPPPSSPQSSLPKRHKPLPLSMIFRLQNAFWEYGASGTKFPLSQGGPPGSPLFLRSFQKPVLQQPLVQPQHHLRVAPPGSEGNGISKAASGGPSEHVRVVPIVLTSGEPEPELESLLPGSEPAEGDEVARPLSPTRLQPVLPPEAQSVPEFEEVARVLAEMPRPLKRRGSMEQSPGPALPPTHKKQYQQIISRLFHHHPRKEEATPVGEAQPSLGAINEASEKAPATVGSPLAPAAQSPVISPPAAPLPLPLPPPPESPAAGLAPLPSPEKRSVLRKISSPRKRLKQRARLNPLVLLLDAALTGELDVVKEAMKELNDASQPNDEGITALHNAICGANYNIVDFLINIGANVNSPDSHGWTPLHCAASCNDTAICVALVKHGAAILATTFSDGSLAIEKCDPYREGYNECFSYLADVEQNMGLMNNGVVYALWDYSAEFNDELSFREGEPVTVLRRDGQEELDWWWASLYGQEGYVPKNYFGLFPRVRPQQRKA
- the PPP1R13L gene encoding relA-associated inhibitor isoform X2; translated protein: MAGEDLANTQALLDLNFQSLASKHMDLKQMELDTAAAKVDELSKQLESLWTESPSQSAPQLKMADRYSLGPSYSPEPLVRMSPVSTSPLLPFPRKSASLEAADTYFPPYPSSETTSGFSHSASFSSSPSQLLSPKLPLGRPTSPRPSFFLQSDLDRAPSAPRPKGRPVPFESLPSPTASTLSPRSLWPTGPSERQYDYKAYSGQGGRAGSPRLPMEGSGPPAFFPDRLPSPRPPLPPPYESHSLYPSPQSTFAPFRSQDDSVIRRRVQKGWNESDLDVSYEKMSSHSVGYERGDAHVAPRQSGAGLPLAPWRESSLDGGLGPSKEPYLMHSATLPRNYKVSPLASERRQESSFRRPLPAPQAGTLPRNWQLAQQPVSRIAMPPPSSPQSSLPKRHKPLPLSMIFRLQNAFWEYGASGTKFPLSQGGPPGSPLFLRSFQKPVLQQPLVQPQHHLRVAPPGSEGNGISKAASGGPSEHVRVVPIVLTSGEPEPELESLLPGSEPAEGDEVARPLSPTRLQPVLPPEAQSVPEFEEVARVLAEMPRPLKRRGSMEQSPGPALPPTHKKQYQQIISRLFHHHPRKEEATPVGEAQPSLGAINEASEKAPATVGSPLAPAAQSPVISPPAAPLPLPLPPPPESPAAGLAPLPSPEKRSVLRKISSPRKRLKQRARLNPLVLLLDAALTGELDVVKEAMKELNDASQPNDEGITALHNAICGANYNIVDFLINIGANVNSPDSHGWTPLHCAASCNDTAICVALVKHGAAILATTFSDGSLAIEKCDPYREGYNECFSYLADVEQNMGLMNNGVVYALWDYSAEFNDELSFREGEPVTVLRRDGQEELDWWWASLYGQEGYVPKNYFGLFPRVRPQQRKA